CCATTACAAGACAGTACCCAAATGCCTACTAAAAAAGTAAACGGTCTCATGCCGGTATTATCATAAAAAACAATGCCAGGTGGCGGAAGAAATTAATTTAATGATGGATCATTAAAGGTGTTACCCTGACTTACATCGCCGGTTTCAAATCCTTTTTTAAACCAGTACACACGTTGTGCTGAAGTACCGTGGGTAAATGATTCAGGAACTACCCGGCCCTGGGCTTCTTTCTGCAACCGGTCGTCGCCAATAGCATTGGCGGCATTCAGCGCCTCTTCGATGTCATTTGCGTCCAGGATGTTCTTCATTTTTTGGGCGTGATGGGCCCAAACACCGGCCAGGAAATCGGCCTGTAATTCCAGCTTTACGGAGTATTTATTGTATTCTTCTTCGCTCAATTGCCGACGCAGGCGGTCCATTTTATCACTGGTGCCATTCAGCTTTTGAATATGATGTCCTACTTCATGGGCAACCACATATGCCATGGCAAAATCGCCGGGGGCATGTAAATGCTCCTGCATTTCTTCAAAAAACGACAGGTCGATATAGAGCTTCTGGTCGCCTGGGCAATAAAAGGGCCCGGTGGCTGAGCCGGCCATACCGCAGGCGCTTTGCACAGATTCTCTAAAAAGTACCAGGGTGGGATCGGTATAGGTTTTACCCGCATCTGAAAACAGCTTACCCCATACATCTTCGGTATCGGCTAACACCACTTTTACAAAGCTGGCGCGTTCATCGTCCTTCTTTTGTTCTTCAGCGCTCATTTCTTTGGCAGGTCCGCCCTGTGGCAATACCTGGTTCAGGTCGGAGGTATCTCCACCCAGGAACACTTTCAATAAAATAACAATTACGCCAACAATGCCGCCGCCAACTGCGAGTCCACCGCCGGAAAATCCTCTGCGGTCTTCAACATTGGTGCTTTCGCGCCGTCCAGCCCATTTCATGTTAAATGATTTATTACAAAAATAGGTAGAATAATGTGATGGGAAGATTACCTCAGATGTTTGAGCAGAACCCGGAATAATTCATCGGGATTGAATGGTTTCACTACTATATCGGTAAGGCCTGCGCTTTGCACATCTTTTTCCACCTCGGCCGGCAGGCTGGCGGTGAGTGCAATCACTGGCAATGTAATGCCACGGGCACGCAAGTGGCGGGTAGCTTCAAACCCATCCATAACAGGCATATTCAGATCCATTAAAACCAGATCGTATTTTCCCGGTTGAATTTTTTCAAGTGCTTCTTCCCCATTGGTTGCTACTTCTACTATAGCCCCGCTGCGTTCAAGCAACGATTGTGCCACCATAATATTAAAGGGATTGTCTTCCACTACCAAAATGTGTTCACCCTGCAATTGTTTATCTGAAATGTGGTCTTTTTTGTACTGCCCTTCGGTATTTACCGGTTCATTACTAAGGTCAAAATTCTGGGAGAAATAAAACGCCGATCCTTTTCCCGGTTCACTTCGTAAATTCAACACCACGCCCTGCAGTTCCAGTATTCGCTTTGTGATAGCGAGGCCCAGCCCGGTTCCACCATAACTACGCGAAGTAGAGGAGTCGGCCTGCGTAAAACGATCGAAGATCAATTGCTGTTTGTCAGGTTCAATTCCAATACCCGTATCGGTCACTTTTATAGTTAGGGTTATTTTATCGCCGGTGATCTTCTCTGCCTGTATCGATAATTGTACCGATCCCTGTTCGGTGAACTTGATGGCATTATGCACCAGGTTATAAATTACCTGTGAAGTGCGGGTAGGATCGCCGATTACTTTATGGGTAATGCGGCTGTCGATGATGGTATCTAATGTAATGTTTTTTTCAACGGCTTTGCTGCTTAACCCACCAGTGATATGCTGAGCGATGGAGGTAATGTCCATCGGCACCATTTCAAAATTGATTTTTCCGGCCTCGATCTTGTTATAATCCAGGATGTCGTTAACGATAGAAAGCAGGTTATTGGCCGAGAACAGCAATACATTCAGGTTCTTTTCCTGGTCGCGGCGCGGAGTGCTCCGCAGCATCAGGTGCGCCATACCTATAACCACGTTTAACGGGGTACGTATTTCATGCGACATGGTAGAAAGAAACTCTGTTTTGGTTTTTAACCCCTGTTGAGCTTCATCGGCGGCTTTGCGCAGGGTATAGGCAAACCGGTGCGATAACACCAGTGATTGTAAAAAGAAGAAGAGTACATAACCTATGAAAACGATCCACTTTTCTGTTCCTATTACCTGGAAGTAATTCAGGTTGATGATTAAAAACACCAGCAGCATAACCCCGCAACTCATTAGAGCGAATGCAGCCCCCACCCGTTTGAATTTAACCGCCCTTACACAAATGAATAAGGCAAAGGCGATATAGAAGAACATCACGCCCAGAAACGGCATTATTCCCTGGGTAAATATCCGGGGTGGCGTTGCCAGGATCACCAGGCTATAAAGCAGGCAGATGTAAACAACCGCATTCACGATAAACCGGTTGGCATCTTTAGGATACACGCTTTGAAAATATCGGGAGAACAGAGCAACGCCCAGGGTAAGACTTAAATATTCCAACCGGATAGTTAAAAACCAGCTGAGGTTGGGAAATACGGCATGTAATACATACTGGCTGGTACCTACCATGCGGTAACTGTAAACGATACAGAACAACGAGAAATAAAGGATGGCTTTATCACGGCTGCCAAAGGCATAAAAACCAAAAAAGAACAACCCACCCATAAACAAACAGCCTGCCAGCAGGATATCATAAGCCCTATCGCGTTGAAGGTTTAAAGTGAGCTTGTTGTTTTCGCCGATATATAACGTTTTGTAAGTACCACCCTTGGTATGCCAGAAGTTGGCTACCTGTAACAACAAATGCAGGGTATCAGTATTGTCGGGCAGGTTAACGGCTTTTGTGCACCAGAAAGGAACAGCTGTTTCACGGGAGGTATCAGGCTTCCCATTAGCGGACAGTAAAGAATCATTTATAAATAACCGGTACGAACAGTATACATCGGTCATCAACATGGCCAGGTGCGGCCGCCTTTTGGGAAGCAGCACCGTAAGCGAATAGGTAGCATATCCTTCAACAGGCAAATAATGTCCGCGTAGTTTTATCTTGTTCCAAAGAGAAGGGTAGTTAACATAGTCCGGCGAAGCGGAAGCAGTATCGCCTGGTTGCAATAACCGGAGCCAGTAAAATTGCCATTCACCAATTAAAGGAGCTGAATATTCCTGCAGGTTTGCTGATCGAAGATCTAAAACACCCTGATGAGCTGTTACAGCGGTCAATGGTCCATCCTTTGCCAGGCAGGCAGGCAAACAGCCCCCTATAAAAAGGGCAACAAGAATGATCCATAGTGCGTGTTTCATAACAACCGGTAAGGGCGATTTCTACAGGGTTTCGATATTCAAACGAATCACAATTAAAAAAATGATCGAAAGGCGGACAAATTATCACATATATAGGGAATGAAGAAATATTAGCAGGCTGGCAGGATAAAATTAAATATCATTCAACCATTTTTAGGTAAAATCACTTAAAACAATAGCCTTACAGGTAAGCATGCGGTTTTCTTCGGGCAGAAGATTAGAATTGCATTAAAATTAAAAAGCCCTCCGTTTGATCGGAGGGCCTTTCACATATTCAATATCTGTTAGAATTATTTCTTGGGCTCAAGCAATTTGAAGAACTGATCGAGCTGAGGTAAAATCACGATCCTTGTTCTGCGGTTGGCGGCACGGCCGGCAGGTGTATCGTTTGGTGCTACAGGTAAATATTCCCCGCGACCGGCGGCAGCAATATGGGCTGGATTTAAACCATATTTATTTTGCAGTATCCTTACTACGGCTGTAGCCCTGTGCACACTCAGGTCCCAGTTGTCGAGCAAAACGCCTTTAGCAAATTTCACGTTATCGGTATGGCCTTCTACCATGAACTCGATATCGGGTTGCGCTTGTAATACCTTGGCTACTTTACCTAATACTTCAGTTGCCTGTGTAGTGATTACGTAGCTGCCGCTGTTGAAAAGCAGTTTGTCGGAGATATCGATGTATACCACACCTTTATCAACTTTGATATTGATGTCCTCATCGGCCAGGTTGCCAATGGCGCCTTTAAGGTTCATCACCAGGGCCATGTTCAATGAATCTTTACGCGCCATAGAAGCTTGCAAATCCTGGATGTAGGCGTCTTTAGCGCCAATGTTCTCCAGTGATTTTTTTATACTTTCGGCTTGTGAAGAAGAAATAACTGAAAGGTCCTGCAGCTGTTTCAATGCCTGTGTATTGTTCTGCTTCAGGAATTCATTTTGCTTTTTCAGATTGTCGATTTCATTTTCCAGGCTTGTTTTATTGCGGGCATATTCAGCTTTTGCATCTTCGCAACCTTTAAGATCACCCTGCAATTTGGTATAGTTACCGCTCAGCTCATTATATTTTGCTATCTCACCTTTATATTTTTTTGAGCTTACACATGAAAAAAGTAACAGAGAAGACAGTCCTGTAAATAACACCTGTTTACAATTCATATATATGTTGTTTTAATTGTTTTATCCAATACCTCAGGTTCGCTCCTCCTCGTATACTGGCCCCAGTACGCAAGTATTGTGCCGGTAGCCGCAAAGGTATTGATGAAACGCATTTACACCTTTGCAAACTTATATAAATCCTTAATTTAAGTTTACTTTAATAAATATACTGGTGCTAACCCGTGCTATACTACGATTGTGGCAATAATTTATCAACCTGTGCAACCAGCGGGTAGCAGAATCAGTCATGTTTAAATGACGCCGATGGATTTCCATTTAAAGGCAGCCACCTTAACTAACGGGAATTATTAAACGGCAATTCGTTTTCAACTCCACGAATATATCATAACCTGTAAACTTCCTGCAAGATCCGGAACTTCATTCCGGCCCCTGAACAAATCACCTTTCCCACCTCCGGTAACTGCCAAAAACATATAACAAATAAATATATAAATCAGGCTGAGTGTTAAAAACTACCACTAAGTGGTATTGATTGGTAATGGGAATATTTGTCACTTTGTTCTCCCACATGGTTTCGGCCATTGCCTTTTCCTGAAGTAGTTTTCTCAGAAATTTCATGTGGGTAACCCTGCTACGTCGCGCTGGCAGGGTTTTTTGTTGCCGCGTCCTTCCTTTTTCTTTCCTTTCCCCACTACCCCAACACTACCCATTTACCAGCGAAATACTACCTTTTTACTACCCATTTACTACCCCCGTACCTATAAAAAAGGTAATAGAGGGGTCGTCCTGAAACGGTTCAGGAACGAACCCTGAACGGTAAAAGGGTATGGGGAAGTTAGTCACACCACCAAAATAATTAGTTCTGCAATACTAAAATAATTAGTGTTGATAATATAATTTTCTCTACATTTGGCAATCGGTAAATTTGAAAGCATTAAAACAACCCATTATGGCAGAAAACGAAAAAGCAAAAGCGCTCAAGCTAACTATAGATAAAATTGAAAAAGATTTTGGTAAGGGCAGTGTGATGATGATGAACGAAAAGTCAACGGAACCGATGGAGGTAATCTCTACCGGCTCCATTGGTTTGGATGTAGCTCTCGGTATCGGCGGTTTACCAAAAGGCCGTATCGTTGAGATCTACGGACCTGAATCTTCCGGTAAAACCACCATCGCCATCCACGTTATTGCAGAAGCCCAGAAAAAAGGCGGCATGTGCGCCATCATCGATGCGGAACATGCATTTGACAGCCTGTACGCTAAAAAATTGGGTGTTGATGTAGATAACCTGCTTATCTCTCAACCAGACTACGGTGAGCAGGCCCTGGAGATCGCTGACCGCCTTATTTTATCAGGCGCCCTGGATGTAGTGGTAATTGACTCTGTGGCCGCCCTGGTGCCTAAAGGCGAGCTGGAAGGCGAAATGGGTGACAGCAAAATGGGTTTACAAGCCCGTTTGATGTCTCAGGCCCTGCGTAAGCTTACCGCCACCATCAATAAAACAAATACCATTTGCATCTTTATTAACCAGCTGCGTGAAAAGATCGGCGTAATGTTCGGTAACCCCGAAACCACTACCGGTGGTAACGCCCTGAAATTCTACGCATCGGTTCGTTTGGATATCCGCCGTAGCGCACAAATTAAAGACGGTGACGAAGCCATCGGTAACCGGGTTAAAGTAAAAGTGGTAAAAAATAAAGTAGCTCCTCCTTTCCGCGCCGCAGAATTTGACATTGTATTTGGCGAAGGCATTTCAAAAATGGGTGAAATAATCGATATGGGTGTGGAACTGGGTATTGTAAACAAAAGCGGAAGCTGGTTCAGCTATAACTCTGATAAGCTCGGCCAGGGCCGTGACGCGGTTAAAAACTTATTACAGGACAATCCTGAGCTGGCGAACGAAATTGAGACTAAGATCAGAGAAAAGGTTAAAGAAATGCGGGAAGCTTCTTAAGTGAAAAAAAGCAGATGATTTCTAAGCGGTTTTCATTTGCACTTTTTCCAGGTTCAGTTGAATTTATATGGGTTAGTAAGTAAAACGTCCCGGTTCGGCCGGGACGTTTTTATTTTACAAATAACTTATATAAGGGATCTATATCGGGTAGGTTAGTACGGCAGTGCTATAAAATAAAAAAGGGGTCTGAATAGAAATTCAACCCCGCTTTTAAAATCCAATATCCTATGAAAAACCGAGGTAAAAATAGCGTTGAAATCTGATATCTGCAATACCATTTTGTGGTAATAGTAAAAATACCAAGTTAATTCGGAGATTTAATAGCTGTTTCTGCGTATAAATACATGCAATATTTATCTGTATAACAAAAAGGGGATCAAGTAATTACATATTACTAAACAGCTTCGGTTTGCAGAAAACTGATGATGAGCAGGAAAGTTATTGACATTTTCAAATATAAGGCGCTTTCGACTGCTAGTATCGGTTGAGCATATCCCCCGGGAACCCTTTGTTTAGTTCTTCACCAGTTTTTCCTGGGTTAGCAAACCCGTGGTGTGGTTGTTTATACGCAGAAAGTAAATGCCCTTTTCAAGCATGGTTACATTCAGGGTTTGTAACCCCTGCAGGTTATTTATATTCATCCGTTGCTTGCCTGTGGCATCAACAATTTGAATATCGGCTACCGCCTCAGACCGTACAATTAAGATGTTATCTACCGGGTTGGGGTAAAAGCGAAAAGAGATATCGCCTGCCACCAGCGCTTCCTTCGATTTTGAGAACGCCTGTTGAAACCCGTCCTTACCGGAAAAGCGTACCCGGTATAAACTACGGCCCCGGGCCGGTGAATCGTCTACCCACTCATTGTCGGGTTTAATGTCTGATTGCTTTATAACGGCCACCACCTCAAACTCACGGCCACCACTGCTTCTTTCTATGGAAGCAAAGGTATACGTTGTATCTTCCGGCTGTTTCCAGTTTAAAACAACCTTTGAATTTTCGCGAATGTTCAATGTAAGATCAGTGATAAAAGAGGAAGTATCTGTAGAATCAGCAATGGTCACCGGTGCTGCCGGTGGAACTTCCTGCGCTGTACATACATGTACAAGCAGGCAAATTAAATATACCAGTACGCCTTTCTTCATTGAATTTAATGGGTCAAATTTCTGGAACTTCACTATTTACAATTACTATGCCCGTTTGTGGAAAACGTTTAACACGCTAATAAAATTCAACGCAGGCAGTTAAAGTTTTTCAAAAGTCAATTACCTTGTTCCCGCTTATATAATACAACCAAGAACATAAGTCTATGCTTAGAGTAAGAAAGTTAAATGCCCGTAAACGTATTGCCTTAGTAGCGCACGACAACAAGAAGAAAGACCTGATAGAATGGGCAGAGTTTAATAAGACCGTACTGGCACGGCATGAATTATTTGCCACGGGTACAACCGGCAAGCTGCTCGAGAACAGCCTCGACCGCCCGGTGAAGGCCTTACTTAGCGGGCCTTTGGGCGGCGATCAGCAAATTGGCGCCCTCATAGCCAGCGGCGACCTGGATATGCTGATCTTCTTCTGGGACCCCATGGAAGCACAACCGCATGACAGCGATGTTAAAGCTTTGTTACGGGTAGCCATTGCCTGGAACATAATTGTGGCCAACGACCGTGCTACTGCCGATTTTATTCTCACTTCGCCTCTCATGAATGAGGAGTATATGTTGAACATCCCTGATTATACCTCTTACCTGAACCGGAAAATTTAACGTTTAGTATAGACTGCCTCCTAACCGGAAGCAAATACAAGCCGAACTTTTAAAAGCCAGAATCGTTTATATTAATCCGCACCCTTTCCAAAGTTTACACACTTTGGAAGGGGTTAAGGCGGTAAATTTGAGTACAGTTTTATACCTTATTCCAGTTTTAACTATACTATGGCTTTTAAATTACATGCACCATACCAACCATCCGGCGATCAGCCGGAAGCCATTCGCCAGCTTGTAACCGGGCTGCGCGAGGGCGAACCCTTTCAAACCCTGCTGGGGGTAACCGGTTCCGGTAAAACCTTTACCGTCGCCAATGTTATTCAGCAGGTTCAAAAACCTACCCTTGTACTTACCCACAACAAAACCCTGGTGGCCCAGTTGTACGGTGAGTTCAAACAATTCTTTCCCGAGAATGCGGTAGGGTATTTTGTAAGTTATTACGATTACTACCAGCCCGAAGCTTACATGCCTGTAAGCGATACTTATATTGAAAAAGACCTGAGTATCAACGAAGAACTGGATAAACTGCGGCTGCAGGCCACTACCGAACTGCTCAGCGGCCGCCGCGACATTATTGTGGTAGCCTCGGTAAGCTGTATATATGGTATTGGTAACCCTGCTGAGTTTGAGAACGGGATCATCCGCATTCACCAGGGACAGGTAATTTCGCGCCAGGGCTTTTTGCACGCACTGGTAAACAGCCTGTACATGCGCAGTACGATCGACTTTAACCGGGGTAATTTCCGCGTGCAGGGCGATACAGTTGACATTAACCTGCCTTACGTTGACTTCGGCTATCGCATTACTTTCTTTGGCGATGAAATTGAAACCATCGAAACCATTGATATAAAGACCAATAAGCGCATTGGAATAGTGGAGAACGCTGCCATCTTCCCGGCTAACCTGTATTTAGCTCCCAAGGACATGATCCAACAGATCCTGGCCGAAATTCAGGACGAAGCCGCCGCCCAGGTAGAATACTTTAAAAGTGTGGGTAAATTCATTGAGGCCCAACGTCTTAATGAACGGACCAACTATGATATAGAAATGATCCGCGAGCTGGGATATTGTAATGGGGTAGAAAACTATTCCCGGTTCTTTGACCGCCGCTATCCTGGTACCCGGCCGTTCTGTTTGATCGATTACTTTCCCAAAGACTTTTTATGTGTGATCGATGAAAGCCACCAAACCGTTCCACAGGTGAGCGGCATGTATGGGGGCGACAGAAGCCGTAAACTGGTGCTGGTTGATTATGGGTTCCGCCTGCCTTCCGCATTGGATAACCGGCCCCTGAACTTCCATGAGTTTGAGTCCATGCTCGACCAAACCATCTTTGTTTCGGCCACCCCCGGCGATTATGAGCTGGAAAAAACCGGTGGCGTGGTGGTGGAGCAGGTAGTTCGTCCCACAGGTTTATTGGACCCGCCAATTGAAATTCGCCCCAGCGTGAATCAGATTGATGACCTGCTGGATGAAATTGATAAACGCGTTACGAAGGGCGACCGAGTGCTGGTAACCACCCTTACCAAACGCATGGCCGAGGAAATGGACAAGTACCTGCACCGGATTAATATTAAGTCGAAATACATTCACAGTGAGGTGGATACCCTGGAACGGGTAGAGATCTTACGCCAGTTGCGCCTGGGCGAAATTGATGTACTGGTAGGGGTGAACCTGTTAAGGGAGGGCCTCGACCTGCCGGAAGTTTCCCTGGTTGCCATCCTGGATGCTGACAAAGAAGGGTTCCTGCGTAATGAAAAATCACTGACCCAAACAGCAGGCCGTGCAGCCCGTAACGTTGACGGTTTGGTGATCTTTTATGCAGACACCATGACAGAAAGTATGCAGCGCACTATTGATGAAACCACCCGCCGCCGCGAAAAGCAAATAGCCCATAACACGCTACATGGCATTACACCCAAAACAGTAATTAAATCACGCGACCAGGTATTTGCCCAAACATCGGTTTTGGATATTAAAGGATATGATCCCAACAACCCGCATGCAATTGCGCCGAGTGAAGACCTGGTAACCTATGCAGCGGAAGAGCAAGTGGTGTATCAAACCATTCCCCAAATGGAAAAAGCCATTTCCAAAACGAAGAAGGAAATGGAGAAAGCCGCGCGTGACCTGGATTTCATGGAAGCTGCCCGCCTGCGCGATGAAATGTTTGCGCTGCAAAAACAGCTACAGGAAATGAAAGGTTAATCAGCGGTGCAATAACTCCCCTTACAACGGGACAGGTTATGCTAACGTGCTAATGGAAATGTTAACAGGAAAAATACTGTGTACCATATACTAATTTACAAGTAGTGCGCGTTTTTAATGCGTTCAAATTCAACCCCTAAATCCAATACTTTGTGAATATGAGAGCCCGTCGTATGCGTCGCCGCTTATTTAATTTATTTGCATTTGCCTGCCTGGCATTTGCCCTGTACCTGATAAAATTTTCAAAGCCAGAAGCAGCCACTCCACATTTTACCCCAGCAAAAGTTATTCAGGAGCCTAATGGTGCAACTGCAGCTTTACACAGGGTACATTAATTAAACCAAAAGAAGTAGGTATTCAAGTAATTGTTCTCCTTAAACCTGGCTGGCAACAGGTGGGAAAACTCCAATATAAGGTTAATTAGCCATCGGGGCACATACCGGTTAACTATCGGGCCGATGGGCTAATTAACCAATTTTTTTAGCAATTTAGTCCCTAACTTCGGGGCAATTGTGAATTTTAATTGGAGGATACCATATGGAGAATCAATCTACTGAAAAGAAAGTTTTTTTGCTCGACGCCCTGGCGCTGATCTTTCGTGCATACTATGCATTGATCCGCAACCCACGAATTACTTCAAAAGGAAAGAACACCAACGCCCAGTTTGGTTTCATCAATACCCTGCTCGATCTCATAAACAATCAAAAGCCAACGCATATGGCTGTTTGTTTTGACACGCAGGCCCCTACTGAACGGCATACTGAATTCAGCGAGTATAAGGCAAACCGCCAGGAATCGCCAGAAGACCTGATGGCGGCCATTCCCGATATAAAAAGAATTATCCGTGGTTTTAACATCCCCGTGCTGGAAGTAGATGGGTTTGAAGCCGATGATGTTATTGGCACCCTGAGTAAAAAAGGAGCTGCTGCCGGCTATGTAGTGTACATGGTAACGCCAGATAAAGATTATGGTCAGTTGGTAGATGGTAACATTAAAATTTACAAACCCGGTTACCAGGGCGGTGATGCTGAAATTCTGGGCGCAAAAGAAGTTTGTGAAAAATGGAACATCAAAGAAGTGCACCAGGTTATTGATATTCTCGGTTTAATGGGCGATGCAGTGGATAACATTCCAGGTATTGCCGGTGTAGGAGAAAAAACAGCCGCTAAACTGCTGGCGGAATACGGTACGCTGGAAAATGTGCTTGAAAATGCCGACAAAATAAAAGGGGCCCTGGGTGAAAAAGTGCGTAATGGCAGAAACGCCGCCATCCTTTCTAAAAAGCTGGCTACTATTATTACGGATGTGCCCATTGAGTTTCATGAGGAAGATTTCAAGTTAAAAGAATGGAACCGCGATCTGCTGAAAGAAGTGTTTACCGAGTTGGAATTTAAAACAGTTGCCAAACGCATTCTGGGCGAAGAGATCTCCATAGTACCCGGCGCAGTACCACAAGGAGTTCAAACCGACTTGTTTGGCCAGCCGGTAGAAGCAGGAAAAACAAAGCCCGCTAAATCAGAACAAACAGAAGTGGCAGGCGATACCGACCGGGCCGAAGATGGCGACATTGTTCATGCGGGTAAAAACATTCATAATACCGCTCACCAATACCGCACCATCCAGGAAGACGCGGCTATCCAAAGTCTCATAAAAGAATTACTCGAGGAAAAAGAAATCTGCTTCGACACCGAAACCACAGGCATAGATGCCAATGATGTAGAGCTGGTGGGTATGAGCTTCTCCTTCAAACCCGGCGAAGCTTATTACGTTCCCTGCCCGGCCGATCAGCAAGCCGCACATGCTTTACTGAAGCAGTTTGAACCTGTTTTCAACAGACCGGATGTACTGTGGATTGGCCAGAACCTGAAATACGATATGCTGGTGTTGAAGTGGTATGGTTATGAATTAAAAGGCGAAACTTTTGATACCATGCTTGCTCACTATGTAATTGAGCCCGACGGCAAACGCAGCATGGACATGCTCAGCGCCCAATTTCTGGGTTATGAGCCCGTTCACATTGAAGAATTGATTGGCAAGAAAGGCAAGAACCAGTTGAACATGCGCGATGTAGCCATTGATAAGATCAGTGACTACGCCGCCGAAGATGCCGATATTACTTTACAGTTGAAACAGGTGCTGGCGCCGCTTATAAAGACCAGGGAAGTAGAAAAAGTTTTCAGTGAGGTGGAAAACCCATTGGCGAAAGTGCTCATGGGAATGGAATATGAAGGCGTTAAAGTGGACGTAGATTTCTTACGCGACTATTCAAAGGAGCTGGAACGCGAAGCCGCCAAGGCAGAAGACAGCGTGTATGAACAGGCTGGCGTTAAATTCAACCTGGCTTCGCCCCGTCAGTTGGGTGAAGTACTTTTTGAAAGATTAAAGCTCGATCCCAAAGCAAAAAAAACAAAGACCGGCCAATACGCTACTGGTGAAGATGTATTGTTAAAACTCGCCAGCCAGAACAAGATCGTGGAAGACATCCTGGCGTTCCGTGAACTCACCAAATTGAAATCAACCTACGTAGACTCACTGCCTGAACTTATTAATCGTAAAACGGGAAGAGTGCATACTTCCTACGCACAAGCCGTTGCGGTAACGGGCCGCCTCTCCAGCAACAACCCCAACCTGCAAAACATTCCTGTTCGTACAGAAAGAGGCCGCGAGATTCGCAAAGCATTTGTACCACGCGATAGCAACCGCGTATTGATCTCCGCCGACTATTCGCAAATTGAATTGCGTATTGTTGCCGGTATCAGCGGCGACCCCGCTATGTGCGAAGCCTTTAAAAAGGGAGTTGACATTCATACCGCTACTGCCGCAAAAGTATATGGTGTGGAAGAGTCGGCAGTAACCAAGGAACAACGCTATAAAGCCAAGAGCGTGAACTTTGGTATCATCTATGGCCAGGGGGCGTTTGGTTTGGCCGATAACCTGGGCATCAGCCGGACTGAAGCAAAAGAAATTATCGATAATTATAAAAAACAGTTTGCCGGCATTCAAAAGTATATGGATGACACCATCAACTTTGCCCGCGAAACCGGTTACGTGCAAACAATCATGGGGCGTAAACGTTGGTTGCGCGATATTGGTTCTTCCAACTTTACCGTGCGTGGTTTTGCAGAACGAAACGCCATCAACTCTCCTATTCAGGGAACGGCGGCTGATATGATCAAGCTGGCGATGGTGAAGATCTACCATGAATTCCGCAAGTATAATTTTGAATCAAGGATGATCTTGCAGGTGCATGACGAATTGGTTTTTGATGCAGTGAAAGAAGAAGTGGAGACCATCAAACCCATTATCCTTGAATGTATGCGCAGCGCACTGCCATTACC
The Niastella koreensis GR20-10 genome window above contains:
- the ypfJ gene encoding KPN_02809 family neutral zinc metallopeptidase; translated protein: MKWAGRRESTNVEDRRGFSGGGLAVGGGIVGVIVILLKVFLGGDTSDLNQVLPQGGPAKEMSAEEQKKDDERASFVKVVLADTEDVWGKLFSDAGKTYTDPTLVLFRESVQSACGMAGSATGPFYCPGDQKLYIDLSFFEEMQEHLHAPGDFAMAYVVAHEVGHHIQKLNGTSDKMDRLRRQLSEEEYNKYSVKLELQADFLAGVWAHHAQKMKNILDANDIEEALNAANAIGDDRLQKEAQGRVVPESFTHGTSAQRVYWFKKGFETGDVSQGNTFNDPSLN
- a CDS encoding response regulator, which encodes MKHALWIILVALFIGGCLPACLAKDGPLTAVTAHQGVLDLRSANLQEYSAPLIGEWQFYWLRLLQPGDTASASPDYVNYPSLWNKIKLRGHYLPVEGYATYSLTVLLPKRRPHLAMLMTDVYCSYRLFINDSLLSANGKPDTSRETAVPFWCTKAVNLPDNTDTLHLLLQVANFWHTKGGTYKTLYIGENNKLTLNLQRDRAYDILLAGCLFMGGLFFFGFYAFGSRDKAILYFSLFCIVYSYRMVGTSQYVLHAVFPNLSWFLTIRLEYLSLTLGVALFSRYFQSVYPKDANRFIVNAVVYICLLYSLVILATPPRIFTQGIMPFLGVMFFYIAFALFICVRAVKFKRVGAAFALMSCGVMLLVFLIINLNYFQVIGTEKWIVFIGYVLFFFLQSLVLSHRFAYTLRKAADEAQQGLKTKTEFLSTMSHEIRTPLNVVIGMAHLMLRSTPRRDQEKNLNVLLFSANNLLSIVNDILDYNKIEAGKINFEMVPMDITSIAQHITGGLSSKAVEKNITLDTIIDSRITHKVIGDPTRTSQVIYNLVHNAIKFTEQGSVQLSIQAEKITGDKITLTIKVTDTGIGIEPDKQQLIFDRFTQADSSTSRSYGGTGLGLAITKRILELQGVVLNLRSEPGKGSAFYFSQNFDLSNEPVNTEGQYKKDHISDKQLQGEHILVVEDNPFNIMVAQSLLERSGAIVEVATNGEEALEKIQPGKYDLVLMDLNMPVMDGFEATRHLRARGITLPVIALTASLPAEVEKDVQSAGLTDIVVKPFNPDELFRVLLKHLR
- a CDS encoding OmpA/MotB family protein codes for the protein MNCKQVLFTGLSSLLLFSCVSSKKYKGEIAKYNELSGNYTKLQGDLKGCEDAKAEYARNKTSLENEIDNLKKQNEFLKQNNTQALKQLQDLSVISSSQAESIKKSLENIGAKDAYIQDLQASMARKDSLNMALVMNLKGAIGNLADEDINIKVDKGVVYIDISDKLLFNSGSYVITTQATEVLGKVAKVLQAQPDIEFMVEGHTDNVKFAKGVLLDNWDLSVHRATAVVRILQNKYGLNPAHIAAAGRGEYLPVAPNDTPAGRAANRRTRIVILPQLDQFFKLLEPKK
- the recA gene encoding recombinase RecA — translated: MAENEKAKALKLTIDKIEKDFGKGSVMMMNEKSTEPMEVISTGSIGLDVALGIGGLPKGRIVEIYGPESSGKTTIAIHVIAEAQKKGGMCAIIDAEHAFDSLYAKKLGVDVDNLLISQPDYGEQALEIADRLILSGALDVVVIDSVAALVPKGELEGEMGDSKMGLQARLMSQALRKLTATINKTNTICIFINQLREKIGVMFGNPETTTGGNALKFYASVRLDIRRSAQIKDGDEAIGNRVKVKVVKNKVAPPFRAAEFDIVFGEGISKMGEIIDMGVELGIVNKSGSWFSYNSDKLGQGRDAVKNLLQDNPELANEIETKIREKVKEMREAS
- a CDS encoding T9SS type A sorting domain-containing protein, whose product is MKKGVLVYLICLLVHVCTAQEVPPAAPVTIADSTDTSSFITDLTLNIRENSKVVLNWKQPEDTTYTFASIERSSGGREFEVVAVIKQSDIKPDNEWVDDSPARGRSLYRVRFSGKDGFQQAFSKSKEALVAGDISFRFYPNPVDNILIVRSEAVADIQIVDATGKQRMNINNLQGLQTLNVTMLEKGIYFLRINNHTTGLLTQEKLVKN
- a CDS encoding methylglyoxal synthase, whose product is MLRVRKLNARKRIALVAHDNKKKDLIEWAEFNKTVLARHELFATGTTGKLLENSLDRPVKALLSGPLGGDQQIGALIASGDLDMLIFFWDPMEAQPHDSDVKALLRVAIAWNIIVANDRATADFILTSPLMNEEYMLNIPDYTSYLNRKI